The following coding sequences lie in one Candidatus Melainabacteria bacterium genomic window:
- a CDS encoding alpha/beta hydrolase has protein sequence MTKAPMRIGQFLILTISCLALLSSCSVEANDRVIAPFSMKTVSYVPKLHDEAHLMDLYIPAKAVKPMPVILWIHGGAWLMGNKEDTPALFFMKSGYAVASINYRFSTAAIFPAQIEDAKAAVRWLRANADKYHLDPDRIAAFGNSAGGHLAALLGTTGDVKPLEGNLGNANQSSKVQAVVDWCGPSDFISIEEQGDANNQLRPGDPKGPVAKLFGGLPSKKPELAASASPMTFVSNDDPPFLIMHGDHDNVVPIKQSSDFYEVLKAAKVKVVYHVVKNGGHNFFSPENLQIVENWLKLNLRK, from the coding sequence GTGACAAAGGCTCCAATGCGCATCGGTCAATTTCTGATACTAACAATCTCGTGCCTGGCGCTTCTCAGCTCGTGCAGCGTGGAGGCAAATGACAGAGTCATAGCGCCTTTTTCCATGAAAACAGTCTCGTATGTGCCTAAGCTGCACGACGAGGCGCACCTGATGGACTTATACATACCAGCGAAAGCGGTTAAACCGATGCCCGTGATCCTCTGGATCCACGGTGGTGCCTGGCTGATGGGCAATAAAGAAGATACGCCGGCCTTGTTTTTCATGAAGTCCGGATACGCAGTTGCCAGTATCAACTACAGATTCAGCACCGCAGCAATCTTCCCCGCCCAGATTGAAGACGCAAAAGCGGCAGTACGATGGTTGCGCGCCAACGCCGATAAATATCATCTCGATCCCGACCGCATAGCAGCTTTCGGCAATTCTGCAGGGGGTCATCTGGCCGCCTTGCTAGGCACCACAGGTGATGTCAAACCGCTGGAAGGTAATTTAGGCAATGCCAACCAGAGCAGCAAGGTGCAGGCGGTTGTAGACTGGTGCGGTCCAAGCGATTTTATTAGCATTGAAGAACAAGGTGATGCCAACAACCAGCTCCGCCCTGGCGATCCCAAAGGTCCAGTAGCCAAACTATTCGGCGGCTTACCCAGCAAAAAACCTGAGCTGGCAGCATCAGCCAGCCCGATGACTTTTGTCAGCAATGACGACCCGCCCTTCCTGATCATGCACGGAGATCACGACAATGTCGTACCGATCAAACAGAGTTCCGATTTCTACGAAGTTTTGAAAGCGGCAAAAGTGAAAGTCGTTTATCACGTCGTCAAAAATGGGGGGCACAATTTCTTTTCCCCAGAGAATCTCCAGATCGTGGAAAACTGGCTGAAACTGAATCTGCGCAAATAG
- the purD gene encoding phosphoribosylamine--glycine ligase, which produces MLPEYPLKILVVGSGGREHALAWKIAKNKSVEKIFCAPGNGGTAGEAKCENVPIGVMDFAGLEKFALENKVDLVVVGPDNPLADGIVDALEKANLRVFGPTREQAKLEWSKAHAKKFMDRLGLPTPRYLICNSHEEAKKAATENPWAQVVKVDGLALGKGVFVCDNESEVLDALQEIFGKRSFGTAGETVLLEEKIVGEELSLLMLCDGKTLIELAPCQDHKRRFDGDSGPNTGGMGAYSPVELYERHKSQIKTKIVEPLQKALSSGALSFKGVLYAGIIVSESGPEVLEFNARFGDPETQALMPRLKSDLLEALWACTCEGLNNIKMEWIAQSSCCVVAVGEKYPAASSKGETITTAPHPGTVIYQAGTKFVDGHVITDGGRVLAVVATAPTMEAAAKTCYAALEKVSFNGMDYRKDIARRAFKQCLSS; this is translated from the coding sequence ATGTTGCCTGAATACCCACTTAAAATTCTGGTTGTAGGCAGCGGCGGTCGCGAACACGCTCTGGCGTGGAAAATTGCCAAAAACAAAAGCGTCGAAAAAATCTTCTGCGCCCCCGGCAATGGTGGCACAGCCGGAGAAGCAAAGTGTGAAAACGTTCCGATCGGCGTCATGGATTTTGCCGGGCTGGAAAAATTCGCCCTGGAAAACAAAGTCGACCTGGTTGTAGTCGGTCCAGACAATCCGCTTGCCGACGGTATCGTCGATGCTCTGGAGAAAGCAAATTTGCGTGTTTTCGGTCCAACCCGAGAACAGGCCAAACTCGAGTGGAGCAAAGCTCACGCCAAGAAATTCATGGATCGTCTCGGTCTGCCGACACCCCGCTATCTCATTTGCAATTCACATGAAGAAGCAAAGAAAGCTGCCACCGAAAACCCCTGGGCTCAGGTTGTTAAGGTCGATGGACTGGCGCTGGGAAAGGGTGTCTTCGTCTGCGATAACGAAAGCGAAGTTTTAGACGCACTGCAAGAAATTTTTGGCAAGAGAAGTTTTGGCACCGCCGGCGAAACCGTACTACTGGAAGAAAAAATTGTCGGTGAAGAGTTGTCGCTGCTCATGCTATGCGATGGCAAGACCCTGATAGAGTTGGCTCCCTGCCAGGATCACAAACGTCGCTTTGATGGCGACAGCGGTCCGAACACTGGCGGCATGGGGGCATATTCGCCGGTCGAGCTCTATGAGCGCCATAAATCTCAAATCAAGACAAAGATTGTCGAACCGCTGCAGAAGGCACTTTCCTCAGGAGCACTCTCATTTAAGGGCGTCCTTTACGCAGGCATCATAGTTTCAGAATCCGGACCGGAAGTACTGGAATTCAACGCCCGATTCGGCGATCCCGAAACTCAGGCGCTCATGCCCAGACTCAAATCAGATTTACTGGAAGCGCTCTGGGCCTGCACCTGCGAAGGGCTGAACAACATAAAAATGGAATGGATCGCTCAGAGCAGTTGCTGTGTCGTGGCAGTCGGAGAAAAGTATCCGGCCGCTTCTTCCAAAGGGGAAACAATTACGACAGCGCCGCACCCCGGCACCGTAATTTATCAAGCCGGCACTAAGTTCGTCGACGGTCACGTCATTACAGACGGTGGCAGAGTGCTGGCTGTAGTGGCCACGGCGCCGACAATGGAAGCAGCTGCAAAAACCTGCTATGCCGCGCTGGAAAAAGTCTCGTTCAATGGTATGGACTATCGCAAAGACATCGCAAGGAGAGCCTTCAAGCAATGTCTATCCAGTTAG
- a CDS encoding phosphoribosylformylglycinamidine synthase, translated as MGEIVHKPEAIVLCGDGINCDAETSWALNLSGFEPRPMHVSDLLENAAVLQEAQMLVIPGGFSYGDEIASGKILAIKLKERLRDALYTYIEDGKLVLGICNGFQVLVQLGLLPFSGENDPRIVSLVRNTQMKFINRWVKLQVFPDVNSRFFTSLREIELPIRHGEGRLALETVDGGSTESTELTVKRLAPLRYTEEVNGSFDRIAALTNPAGNVLGLMPHPEAFVRWTQNPAWTNRQVAIKRFERANSIAEIPHGLAIFSNAAASLN; from the coding sequence GTGGGGGAAATCGTGCACAAACCTGAAGCGATTGTTTTATGCGGTGATGGTATCAATTGTGATGCCGAAACGAGCTGGGCGCTCAACCTGTCTGGCTTCGAACCCAGACCCATGCACGTTTCAGACCTACTGGAAAACGCCGCCGTGCTTCAAGAAGCGCAGATGCTTGTGATACCGGGCGGCTTCTCGTATGGTGATGAGATCGCCAGCGGCAAAATCCTGGCCATCAAGCTCAAAGAAAGATTGCGCGATGCGCTCTACACCTATATTGAAGACGGAAAACTCGTTCTGGGAATCTGCAATGGCTTCCAGGTTCTGGTGCAGCTCGGGCTGCTTCCTTTTTCAGGAGAGAACGACCCGCGCATCGTCAGTCTCGTACGCAACACACAAATGAAGTTCATCAATCGCTGGGTCAAGCTGCAAGTCTTCCCAGACGTAAACAGCAGGTTTTTCACATCGCTTCGAGAGATAGAGCTGCCGATTCGTCACGGCGAAGGTCGACTGGCTCTGGAGACTGTCGACGGTGGTTCGACCGAATCAACCGAATTGACAGTGAAGCGGCTGGCACCGTTGCGATACACAGAGGAAGTGAACGGCAGTTTCGACCGCATCGCGGCGCTGACCAACCCGGCAGGCAATGTACTCGGGTTGATGCCGCACCCTGAAGCGTTTGTGCGCTGGACACAGAACCCGGCATGGACAAACCGCCAGGTGGCAATCAAACGATTCGAACGCGCCAACTCGATTGCCGAGATTCCGCATGGTTTAGCGATTTTTTCCAACGCGGCAGCATCGCTGAACTGA
- a CDS encoding phosphoribosylformylglycinamidine synthase translates to MSQTQGTAQTANSSAKADKTLLWCLSVIPKTDYSSFPQYWVRIPESYKDQQDELVSALREVLIDPLQEELWVAKPEERNAWVAQWNKSGYRWWAEKQFLPGVTDNLAHTVQEALELKKFPGVMVASGAGYIFRDRLMSADDAANLRRTLTMHKIYSDVEAVEKESRYTIYHPLADLFKVHDLSADCADEFLNFPNVHLPEPPPTVPVDLELDDAGLEKLSKDRLLALTLHEMRTIRNYFRQKQVQKLRSSRGLPSSPTDVELEVLAQTWSEHCKHKIFNATISHIDFGSGSRNKVVVKSLYKTYIQGPTKELMASRKDLLSVFKDNSGVVKWNDEFAVCFKVETHNSPSALEPYGGALTGILGVNRDILGTGLGAKPIFNTDIFCFAYPSSDLPVRPKLLPAKAIMDGVRKGVEDGGNKSGIPTVNGAIFFHPGYRAKPLVFCGTGGVLPLDVHGQCGYEKHTKVGDTIVMVGGRVGKDGIHGATFSSESLHEGSPMSAVQIGDPFTQKRVLDFIIEARDQGLITGITDNGAGGLSSSVGEMAQITNGASIELDQIPTKYPGLADWELVVSESQERMTLSTTSLEKLQALAEKHHVEATAIGTFHDKGYFEVTRGGQPVALLDLEFLHDGLPPLELEAEWRPSQITMTSGTVPADLGKYLLCLLSHPNISSREHVIRQYDHEVQGMSVIKPLMGERQQAPCDAAVIIPIYGESTGLAVSNGLSPRLSHHDAHLMAICAVDEAIRNMVCVGADPETITLLDNFCWPDPVDGPKNSQGKLLLAMLVRACQGLAEAVRAYKAPLISGKDSMKNDFDDGVVRLSIPPTLLISGMARVPDVSKCVSMDFKQPGDLIYLLRAGKPGLAGSHYEEMLGWQSALIPQIDLTKAAKMYRQFYQAIEKGLVNSAHDLSEGGLAVAVSECIIGGGKGAKIDLTHLAESEKKHGAASPFPFSTEKVLSRIDTILFAEGPAQLLVSVDPSQKSEWEKLWKDFDCHEIGVVADKPRLTVWEGEKTVIDVALIDLERAWRTALPFD, encoded by the coding sequence ATGAGTCAGACACAGGGTACCGCCCAAACTGCAAACAGTTCAGCGAAAGCCGACAAGACCCTGTTGTGGTGCCTGTCAGTTATTCCTAAAACTGACTATTCATCTTTTCCACAATATTGGGTGCGTATTCCAGAGTCGTACAAAGACCAGCAAGACGAGCTGGTAAGCGCCCTGCGCGAAGTGCTCATCGATCCGCTGCAAGAAGAGTTGTGGGTAGCAAAACCAGAGGAAAGAAACGCCTGGGTTGCTCAGTGGAACAAGAGCGGTTACAGATGGTGGGCGGAGAAGCAGTTTCTGCCGGGTGTTACCGACAACCTGGCTCACACAGTTCAAGAAGCCCTGGAATTAAAGAAGTTTCCCGGGGTGATGGTTGCTTCTGGAGCTGGATATATCTTCCGCGACCGATTGATGAGCGCAGATGACGCGGCTAACTTACGCAGAACACTGACGATGCACAAAATCTATAGCGATGTTGAGGCTGTGGAGAAAGAGAGCCGTTACACGATCTATCACCCACTGGCTGACCTCTTTAAGGTGCACGATCTCTCAGCCGATTGTGCAGACGAATTCTTGAACTTTCCCAACGTGCACTTGCCGGAGCCACCGCCTACAGTGCCGGTAGATCTGGAACTTGATGATGCCGGGCTCGAAAAACTGAGCAAAGATCGGCTGCTGGCGTTGACGCTACATGAGATGCGCACGATCAGAAATTATTTCCGCCAGAAACAAGTACAGAAGCTCAGATCAAGCCGCGGATTGCCGAGCAGCCCTACTGATGTCGAGCTGGAAGTTCTCGCTCAAACATGGTCTGAGCACTGCAAACACAAAATCTTCAACGCCACCATCTCGCACATAGATTTCGGCTCAGGCAGCCGCAACAAAGTAGTGGTGAAGAGCCTCTACAAAACCTACATTCAAGGTCCGACCAAAGAGCTGATGGCATCACGAAAAGATCTGCTGTCGGTCTTCAAAGACAACAGCGGCGTGGTGAAGTGGAACGACGAATTCGCCGTTTGTTTCAAGGTTGAAACGCACAATTCGCCGTCGGCGCTCGAACCTTATGGCGGCGCCTTGACAGGCATTCTCGGCGTCAATCGCGACATTCTCGGCACCGGTCTTGGTGCAAAACCGATATTCAATACAGACATCTTCTGTTTTGCTTACCCGTCATCCGACCTGCCCGTGCGTCCCAAACTGCTGCCGGCGAAAGCGATCATGGACGGAGTGCGCAAAGGCGTAGAAGATGGCGGCAACAAGAGCGGCATTCCAACGGTGAACGGGGCAATCTTTTTCCATCCCGGTTATCGAGCCAAGCCGCTCGTATTCTGTGGCACCGGCGGGGTCTTGCCGCTCGACGTACACGGTCAATGTGGTTACGAAAAACATACAAAGGTCGGTGACACAATTGTCATGGTCGGCGGACGGGTCGGCAAAGACGGCATCCACGGCGCCACCTTCTCCTCCGAGTCGCTGCATGAAGGTTCACCGATGTCAGCGGTACAGATAGGTGATCCGTTCACGCAGAAGCGAGTGCTCGACTTCATCATCGAAGCCCGCGATCAGGGATTAATCACAGGCATAACCGACAACGGCGCCGGTGGACTCTCTTCTTCAGTAGGCGAGATGGCGCAAATAACTAATGGCGCCTCAATCGAGCTCGACCAAATTCCAACCAAGTACCCGGGCTTAGCTGACTGGGAGTTGGTTGTATCCGAGTCGCAAGAGCGCATGACCCTCTCCACTACGTCGCTTGAGAAACTGCAAGCACTGGCGGAAAAACATCATGTCGAAGCAACTGCAATAGGCACGTTCCACGACAAAGGCTACTTCGAAGTGACCCGAGGCGGTCAACCAGTGGCTCTGCTCGACCTGGAATTTCTGCACGACGGGCTGCCACCACTCGAACTGGAAGCGGAGTGGCGACCATCCCAAATCACGATGACATCAGGCACGGTGCCAGCCGACCTGGGCAAATACCTGCTGTGCTTACTGTCGCATCCAAACATATCGAGCCGAGAGCATGTGATTCGCCAGTACGATCATGAAGTGCAGGGTATGAGCGTGATCAAGCCATTGATGGGCGAAAGACAGCAGGCTCCCTGCGACGCAGCCGTGATCATTCCAATTTATGGCGAATCGACGGGGCTTGCAGTCTCGAACGGTCTGAGCCCGCGGCTCAGCCATCACGACGCTCATCTGATGGCGATTTGTGCCGTTGACGAAGCGATAAGAAATATGGTCTGTGTCGGAGCCGACCCAGAAACGATTACATTGCTGGACAACTTCTGCTGGCCCGACCCGGTCGACGGTCCGAAAAACAGTCAGGGTAAATTGCTCCTGGCTATGCTGGTACGAGCCTGTCAGGGACTGGCTGAAGCAGTGCGTGCATACAAAGCACCGCTTATTTCAGGTAAGGACAGCATGAAAAATGACTTTGACGACGGTGTGGTCAGACTTTCGATTCCGCCCACACTGCTCATCTCCGGCATGGCACGTGTGCCTGATGTGAGCAAGTGCGTCTCTATGGATTTCAAACAGCCGGGCGACCTGATCTACTTGCTCCGCGCTGGTAAGCCAGGTCTGGCAGGCAGCCATTACGAAGAGATGCTCGGCTGGCAGTCGGCTTTGATACCACAAATAGATCTGACAAAAGCAGCAAAAATGTATCGCCAGTTCTATCAAGCAATTGAAAAAGGTCTGGTCAATTCTGCCCACGATCTTTCGGAAGGCGGGCTTGCAGTAGCGGTTTCCGAATGCATAATCGGCGGCGGCAAAGGCGCAAAGATAGACCTCACTCATCTTGCTGAAAGCGAGAAGAAGCATGGTGCAGCATCTCCGTTCCCATTCAGCACCGAGAAAGTGCTGAGCCGCATCGATACTATATTGTTCGCCGAAGGACCGGCCCAGTTGCTGGTCAGCGTTGACCCGTCACAAAAATCGGAATGGGAAAAGCTCTGGAAAGACTTCGACTGCCATGAGATCGGAGTGGTCGCGGACAAGCCTCGACTGACCGTGTGGGAAGGCGAAAAGACCGTCATCGACGTTGCTCTGATAGATCTGGAGCGCGCCTGGCGAACGGCTTTACCGTTTGATTAG
- a CDS encoding sel1 repeat family protein has product MSEWTDLETLLAAADRGEIEAQVQLAFQFMKGEAVQRDWSRAAYYYELAARQGAAVAQHNLATMYQNGQGVERNAALARHWFELAAGQNDVDAMFALALIYEEQDLLDDAFKWYQCAAENGSARAQYDLAVIYHSGRGRDKDIEKALFWYEKAAKQGVRRAEQAVQLINEQIQ; this is encoded by the coding sequence ATGTCTGAATGGACGGATCTTGAAACGCTCTTAGCCGCCGCTGACCGTGGTGAGATTGAGGCGCAGGTGCAGCTGGCGTTTCAGTTTATGAAAGGTGAAGCAGTGCAGCGCGACTGGTCGCGAGCTGCCTACTACTATGAACTGGCCGCTCGTCAGGGGGCGGCAGTGGCCCAGCACAACCTTGCTACCATGTATCAGAATGGTCAGGGCGTTGAACGCAACGCTGCCCTGGCCCGGCACTGGTTTGAGCTTGCGGCGGGGCAGAACGACGTCGACGCGATGTTCGCGCTTGCTTTGATTTATGAAGAGCAAGATCTGCTTGATGACGCATTCAAGTGGTATCAGTGCGCCGCAGAAAATGGTTCGGCGCGTGCTCAGTACGACCTGGCTGTGATTTATCATTCCGGCCGCGGGCGCGATAAAGATATAGAGAAGGCGCTTTTCTGGTACGAAAAAGCCGCAAAACAAGGCGTGCGCAGAGCTGAGCAGGCGGTCCAGCTCATTAATGAACAAATCCAATGA
- the purN gene encoding phosphoribosylglycinamide formyltransferase, whose translation MSIQLAIFVSGRGSNMEAILKSIKNGELDASVELVFSNDPHAKALETAREYGVRTAAISNAGLNRTAHEDKVRELLQTVSFDYIILAGYMRILSPKFLNHFRDPRGFFRVINIHPSLLPAFPGKSAYEDAFNYGVKVSGITVHLVDEQVDHGAILAQQSFPRLPEDTLETFKARGLAVEHALYPSVLRDISNNGIKIDNFVRESIET comes from the coding sequence ATGTCTATCCAGTTAGCAATCTTCGTCTCTGGACGGGGATCAAACATGGAAGCGATTTTGAAGTCCATAAAAAATGGCGAATTAGACGCATCGGTCGAACTTGTCTTTTCAAACGACCCGCATGCTAAGGCGCTGGAAACAGCCAGAGAATATGGAGTAAGGACGGCAGCTATTTCCAATGCCGGTCTTAACCGAACTGCGCATGAAGACAAAGTGCGAGAGCTTCTCCAGACAGTCAGTTTTGACTACATCATTCTGGCCGGCTACATGCGTATTCTCTCTCCTAAGTTCCTCAACCACTTCAGAGACCCTCGCGGTTTCTTCCGGGTGATCAATATCCATCCATCGCTCTTGCCCGCGTTCCCCGGCAAATCTGCTTACGAAGACGCGTTCAACTACGGTGTAAAAGTCTCCGGCATCACGGTACATCTGGTCGACGAGCAGGTCGATCATGGCGCCATACTGGCCCAGCAATCTTTTCCGCGCTTGCCGGAAGACACGCTCGAAACTTTCAAGGCTCGCGGTCTGGCCGTCGAGCACGCACTTTATCCTTCCGTGCTCAGAGATATTTCCAACAACGGTATCAAAATAGACAATTTTGTCAGGGAGTCAATCGAGACATGA
- the purM gene encoding phosphoribosylformylglycinamidine cyclo-ligase: MDKPPGGNQTIRTRQLDCRDSAWFSDFFQRGSIAELIEGEHMENTYAAAGVDVLKAEAFVGRLKKISRRPGHEKLWAGAGGYASVVPISDSQAVALTTDGVGTKLLLAVELDKLDTIGIDLVAMCANDLICVGAPPVSFLDYYATSKLVDSYADDIIKGIADGCDQAGMLLVGGETAEVPDLYQDKHFDLAGFAMGLVNKKDLITGKDIAPGDVIIGVASSGIHSNGFSLARKVVPKSKWEELLAPTLIYVKPVVDLFGKSEIKLKGLAHITGGGWRNLFRLKEGVGFSIDNPLPEPAIYAELRKHVAQEELFKTFNMGMGLAVIVDKSQAAPVIETFTKHNFKAQLVGQVTDQGDKLSVECNGTKFAIAN; this comes from the coding sequence ATGGACAAACCGCCAGGTGGCAATCAAACGATTCGAACGCGCCAACTCGATTGCCGAGATTCCGCATGGTTTAGCGATTTTTTCCAACGCGGCAGCATCGCTGAACTGATTGAAGGAGAGCACATGGAAAACACATACGCAGCGGCGGGAGTAGACGTATTAAAGGCGGAAGCGTTTGTCGGACGCCTGAAGAAAATCTCTCGGCGGCCAGGGCATGAAAAGCTCTGGGCAGGCGCAGGCGGTTACGCTTCTGTAGTGCCAATCTCAGACTCGCAAGCAGTCGCACTCACCACAGATGGTGTCGGTACCAAACTGCTTCTGGCAGTTGAGCTGGACAAACTGGACACAATCGGTATCGATCTCGTCGCCATGTGCGCTAACGACCTGATCTGCGTTGGTGCTCCACCAGTTTCTTTTCTTGATTATTACGCCACTTCAAAATTGGTAGACTCTTACGCAGACGATATCATCAAAGGCATCGCTGACGGCTGCGATCAAGCAGGAATGCTGCTTGTGGGCGGAGAAACAGCCGAAGTGCCCGACCTCTATCAAGACAAACATTTCGACCTGGCCGGTTTTGCCATGGGTCTGGTCAATAAGAAAGACTTGATCACGGGCAAAGATATTGCCCCCGGCGACGTCATTATCGGAGTGGCATCGAGCGGAATTCATTCCAACGGCTTTTCACTGGCTCGTAAAGTCGTGCCAAAGTCAAAGTGGGAAGAACTTCTGGCACCAACACTGATTTATGTAAAACCGGTTGTTGATTTGTTCGGCAAGTCCGAAATCAAACTGAAAGGACTGGCTCACATCACAGGTGGTGGCTGGCGCAATCTCTTCAGACTGAAAGAAGGAGTTGGCTTCAGCATCGACAACCCGCTGCCTGAGCCTGCTATTTACGCTGAATTGAGAAAGCACGTTGCTCAAGAAGAACTGTTCAAGACGTTCAACATGGGCATGGGTCTGGCAGTCATAGTCGATAAATCACAGGCCGCGCCTGTCATAGAAACCTTTACGAAACACAACTTTAAAGCACAGCTGGTTGGACAAGTCACCGATCAAGGTGACAAGCTTAGTGTCGAATGCAACGGCACTAAATTCGCAATTGCGAACTAA
- the purF gene encoding amidophosphoribosyltransferase, which yields MCGLIAVAGSTNSALETFAGLMNLQHRGQDGAGILSVDSKKSGGFHLQKGSGLIENVFSERSFKNLTGAAAIGHARYATIGRDDPNLLQPFLDYETGIGLGHNGNIVNFYSLREEILKKSVGRVPLESDSALVLKLLTDSIGTKKVEPESIFAAIKVAMDKLVGSYSIVCLTRGGDIFGFRDPNGIRPLVFGCKTTVEGDKVYAIASESIALNFLEYENLEEIQPGEAIYISATGKVTRRMIKPDSYSPCMFEWVYFARVESEFGKQSVYEARFRLGLILAERIKSLGIEADIVVPVPETSRVAAVALAEGLKLPFRELLIKNRYINRTFILDGQQSRQEAIRRKLFPIAAEFKDKRCIVVDDSIVRGNTAKQIVRLIKQAGAKEVTLVSSCPPINSPCYYGIDFPSASELVAHNKSEAEVAADLGCDRIVFQTVQGLKDALEQQSLCTGCLTDSYPTDINSGREFETRRLQDRNDDRALTPAKHSSC from the coding sequence ATGTGCGGACTAATTGCCGTCGCGGGGAGTACTAACTCAGCGCTAGAGACATTCGCCGGTCTGATGAATCTTCAACATCGTGGGCAAGACGGCGCCGGGATACTGTCGGTTGACAGCAAGAAATCAGGCGGATTTCACCTGCAAAAGGGAAGCGGACTGATTGAGAATGTTTTTTCAGAGCGCTCCTTCAAAAATTTGACTGGCGCTGCAGCGATCGGGCATGCTCGATACGCAACCATCGGTCGAGACGATCCAAACCTATTACAACCGTTTCTAGATTATGAAACCGGCATCGGGCTCGGACACAACGGCAACATCGTCAATTTCTATTCGCTGCGCGAAGAAATTTTGAAAAAGAGTGTCGGTCGAGTACCGCTCGAGTCCGACTCCGCGCTCGTTCTCAAGTTGCTGACAGACAGTATCGGCACAAAGAAAGTTGAACCGGAATCAATCTTTGCCGCAATCAAAGTGGCAATGGACAAGCTCGTAGGCAGCTATTCAATAGTATGCCTGACACGCGGTGGCGACATTTTCGGATTCAGAGATCCAAACGGCATCCGACCGCTGGTATTCGGCTGCAAAACGACTGTTGAAGGCGATAAAGTCTACGCCATAGCGAGCGAATCAATCGCGCTCAACTTTTTGGAATATGAAAATCTCGAAGAAATTCAACCTGGCGAGGCGATCTATATTTCCGCAACGGGCAAAGTAACTCGCCGCATGATCAAGCCGGATTCCTACTCCCCATGCATGTTTGAGTGGGTCTACTTCGCACGGGTAGAAAGTGAATTCGGCAAGCAATCGGTTTACGAAGCACGCTTCAGACTGGGACTGATTCTTGCTGAGCGCATCAAGTCACTGGGAATCGAAGCCGATATCGTAGTGCCTGTGCCGGAAACTTCGCGAGTAGCAGCGGTAGCACTGGCCGAAGGTTTGAAGCTGCCCTTCAGGGAATTGCTGATCAAAAACCGCTATATCAACAGAACATTTATTCTTGATGGTCAACAATCGCGGCAAGAAGCCATTCGTCGCAAACTCTTCCCGATTGCAGCCGAGTTCAAAGACAAGCGCTGCATTGTCGTTGATGATTCGATCGTGCGAGGAAACACGGCCAAGCAGATAGTCAGATTGATCAAACAAGCGGGCGCAAAAGAAGTGACACTTGTCTCCTCCTGCCCACCTATCAACAGCCCGTGCTACTACGGCATCGACTTCCCCAGCGCAAGCGAGCTGGTCGCCCACAACAAATCAGAAGCAGAAGTTGCTGCTGATCTCGGTTGCGACAGAATAGTCTTCCAAACGGTACAGGGTCTCAAGGACGCCCTCGAACAGCAGTCTCTGTGCACAGGTTGCCTGACTGACAGTTATCCGACAGACATAAATTCCGGTCGTGAATTTGAAACGAGAAGACTGCAAGATCGAAATGACGATCGCGCTCTCACGCCAGCAAAACACTCATCGTGCTAA
- a CDS encoding tetratricopeptide repeat protein, with the protein MRTEFMKNANDAQPDRQIELPVEDGLTNIKSVSQRADELLLAEKFAEAEQLYRELCLGLEVLLGAAHPDVAEVRHKLAAALSGQGKTDEAAAQEQSAQIIKSALNH; encoded by the coding sequence ATGAGGACAGAGTTTATGAAGAACGCCAACGACGCGCAACCGGACCGGCAAATCGAACTGCCGGTAGAAGACGGGCTGACCAACATAAAGAGCGTTTCGCAACGTGCCGATGAGCTCTTACTGGCAGAGAAATTTGCCGAAGCAGAACAGCTGTATCGTGAGTTATGCCTTGGTCTTGAGGTACTGCTGGGCGCAGCCCACCCGGACGTGGCTGAAGTACGACATAAATTGGCCGCCGCTCTCAGCGGTCAGGGCAAAACTGATGAAGCCGCCGCTCAAGAACAGAGCGCTCAGATCATCAAATCAGCTTTGAACCACTAG